The following coding sequences lie in one Streptomyces lydicus genomic window:
- a CDS encoding HAD family hydrolase, with amino-acid sequence MARLVLWDIDHTLISTRGVGRALSAAAFEEVTGQPMREQVQINGITEPVIFRETAKLHGLTTDRKDFERFAKALAEQHLHRAAELREHGHALPGAAAALDALAAAGVRQTVVTGNVKGAAKVKLGVFGLDTHIDWDSGAYGEDADLRSGLVELALRRSGSEPRNAALIGDTPADVEGGRATGVRVVAVATGRSSAEELLSAGADVVLQDLTDIDLLARLVRAEGSL; translated from the coding sequence ATGGCGCGGCTGGTTCTATGGGATATCGATCACACGCTCATCTCAACACGCGGTGTGGGGCGGGCCCTTTCGGCCGCGGCCTTCGAAGAGGTAACCGGCCAGCCGATGCGCGAACAGGTCCAGATCAATGGGATCACCGAGCCTGTGATCTTCAGAGAGACAGCGAAGCTGCACGGACTCACCACCGACCGCAAGGACTTTGAGCGGTTCGCCAAGGCCCTTGCCGAGCAGCACCTTCATCGCGCCGCGGAGCTCAGGGAGCACGGGCACGCCCTTCCCGGGGCCGCCGCCGCGCTTGATGCCCTCGCCGCTGCGGGAGTTCGGCAGACCGTCGTAACCGGCAACGTGAAGGGTGCGGCGAAGGTCAAGCTCGGCGTCTTCGGCCTCGACACCCATATCGATTGGGATTCCGGTGCCTACGGTGAGGACGCAGATCTGCGCTCCGGCCTCGTCGAGCTGGCGCTACGCCGGTCAGGTAGCGAACCAAGGAATGCCGCGCTGATCGGTGATACTCCCGCAGACGTCGAGGGCGGCCGTGCGACCGGAGTCCGAGTGGTCGCGGTTGCCACGGGCCGCAGCTCCGCGGAGGAACTACTCAGCGCTGGAGCCGACGTTGTCCTCCAAGACCTCACGGACATCGACCTGCTGGCCCGGCTAGTTCGGGCCGAAGGATCACTATGA
- a CDS encoding helix-turn-helix domain-containing protein: protein MTDSPALLVGARIWHFRRKNGNRTQATIAGLCGITERYLRMIETGKRTPSSALLARIAAELGVPISALLTQDSPEPGGPPLTTAPDVVRALMGYAPSRSSDVMPPAILRERVEGAWRTWQTSPERYTDIEPILPALVTDVEHAVRGYRVGSDGAARRDVLRTAADLYGLLRSYCRRTGRLDLSLMVADRARRAAEDADDPIRLAAAEWNLGHCLLSRGGGAEEARDVAGFAVEQLQDLPPSAEKSAMQGALELVRVVADAKRRKWWDARERITQQAVPLGAAAGEANIQWTVFGPTNVHLHALSIEMLAGDSTEGLRLADEVDISLLPSRERQFTFTLELARCYDLRRDDAAVLVHLLDLEKLSYEDMARSSLATEMVTGLLHRVRPTYRRQVTALAERLHLT from the coding sequence ATGACTGACTCACCAGCATTGCTCGTCGGCGCGCGCATTTGGCACTTCCGACGGAAGAACGGTAACCGAACACAGGCCACCATTGCGGGGCTGTGCGGCATCACGGAGCGGTACCTCCGCATGATCGAGACAGGGAAGCGGACGCCGTCCTCGGCCCTGTTGGCGCGTATCGCCGCGGAGCTGGGCGTCCCCATCTCGGCGCTGCTCACGCAGGACAGCCCGGAACCGGGCGGGCCGCCCCTGACGACCGCACCGGACGTCGTACGCGCACTGATGGGGTATGCCCCGAGCCGTAGCAGCGACGTCATGCCTCCGGCCATTTTGCGTGAACGTGTTGAAGGGGCTTGGCGCACTTGGCAGACGAGTCCAGAACGCTACACGGACATCGAGCCGATCTTGCCAGCGCTCGTCACCGACGTGGAGCACGCGGTCCGTGGCTACCGGGTGGGCAGCGATGGGGCCGCCCGGCGCGACGTCCTGCGCACTGCGGCGGACCTCTACGGACTGCTGCGGTCCTACTGCCGTCGCACGGGCCGCCTTGACCTATCCCTCATGGTCGCTGACCGCGCCCGGCGCGCCGCGGAGGATGCGGACGATCCGATCCGTCTAGCGGCTGCCGAATGGAACCTGGGGCACTGTCTTCTCTCCCGGGGCGGAGGGGCGGAGGAAGCCCGTGACGTCGCCGGGTTCGCGGTTGAGCAGCTACAAGACCTCCCGCCGAGCGCGGAGAAGTCCGCGATGCAGGGCGCCTTGGAGCTTGTGCGAGTGGTCGCGGACGCCAAGCGTAGGAAGTGGTGGGACGCCCGTGAGCGCATCACGCAGCAGGCCGTCCCCCTCGGTGCGGCGGCCGGCGAGGCCAATATCCAGTGGACCGTGTTCGGGCCGACGAATGTGCATCTGCACGCCCTGAGTATCGAGATGCTGGCCGGTGACAGCACCGAGGGCTTGCGCCTGGCCGACGAGGTCGACATCAGCTTGTTGCCGAGCCGCGAGCGGCAGTTCACGTTCACCCTGGAGCTCGCCCGCTGCTACGACCTACGTCGTGATGACGCGGCTGTCCTTGTGCACCTCCTCGACCTGGAGAAGCTGAGCTACGAGGACATGGCGCGCAGCAGCCTCGCCACCGAGATGGTGACCGGCTTGCTCCATCGTGTGCGCCCCACGTACCGGCGCCAGGTGACGGCCCTCGCCGAACGC